The sequence below is a genomic window from Vespula pensylvanica isolate Volc-1 chromosome 1, ASM1446617v1, whole genome shotgun sequence.
GGAAGTATGAGATAAATTACAGGCCACGACCGGTTACGGTattcgaaatagaaatattgcTGTGTACTAAGCGTTAACGACTTTACTTCGACCCTTTATGCGTTTTCTACGACCTCAAATCTTgcatattaaatgttttttattctctctttctctctctctctctctctttctctttttctctttctctctctttctacgacCAATTATAGTTTCCGTGACACTAGAAAATTGTGGCAAATTTTACGAGCGTGACGAGTCGAAGTAGCGCTTCGGTCTCTTGACGAAGAAACCTCCTTTCATGTAATTATGTTTGTCTTTTCTATTAGCTTTACGGTTTGGTTATTTTATGTTTCAAGTATGTACTTTCGTGGCTTTTtaagtttaatttttaaaataacggTACCATTAGTTGACTTTATCAAGAAAGAATgctgatatttttcaaaaaaagaagaaaaggaaataataaataagagataTTAGGTAGAGaagatgttttatttatagtttttataattatgtctattatttatatcgatatgcattaatagtaaaaagaagtatttgtttcaataaatttttagttttataatataaaaaattaaatagttgATTggtcatatattttatttttatatttatggtGACGTTATTtttgtgtatttattaatttttatttgaattttttgaaaCGAAATGTAAAATCTCGGTAAGATAAAAGGCTTTGGATATAATTCATGGCAcgatattcataaaatattcataaggAATCGCGTTACATGTATATCTGCCGAGATTGGAAGTGAAAGTCACAGTACACAAGTAGAATTTTCGTAGGTTCATCGGCTCAAGGAGGATGTCGCAGACGTTGCGACCAGCTATTAATAGAAGGGTGAAAATAGTTAAGACGCCGGACAaatggagaagagaaaatgtttAAGGGAGGGTGAACACGAGCCAGGGGGCATGGCCCGCGTTAATTTCgtgcttttctatttttagatGAGAGTTCTGTTATCCTTGTCCccgaacagagaaagagaatctaaTTTATACTTagcttattaatatataattttctacaaaaaaaaaaaaaaaaaaaaaacgaatgtaCATCGTTACTTGATCGATattgaaagagaatattttcatgtatttatcatgttttaatataaatcaatttgcaaaaaataatatgatcgtttatataaaataaaagatcgtttattaaaaaaagatgattttAATTGCAGTTTTGGGAAGTGATCTCCGAGGAGCATGGTATCGACCAATCCGGCATTTATCATGGAGATAGCGATCTACAGCTGGAGCGAATCTCCGTTTATTACAACGAGGCTACCGGTAAACGAaactttcttatcttctccattttttccTCTCTGCGTTAATCTAGATCATTAAATCCCCATCATATTAcgttatttcttatataaaaaataatcattaattattataatcacaAGCTAAAGACAAAagcatttttgaaaaattcacgTACAAAAGATATCATCCAGGATTATCACATTCCATTTAAAGTAAACGCTTTAAAGTAAaacaaagagataaatataagattgatgagatatattattattcaggATACTCGTTGGTGTTTTATATCATTCGATGCGTAGTTCAAAGTAATGAATTGAAAGAGCCCCTTCTTTCATCGAAGTGGAtccctatttctttttttccttgacTTAGTAATTCGTTAAAATAGAAACTACCAGAAAGTCAGAAAGAAAGTATTTGTGTAGTTTTCctataaacacacatatacgtacacattatatatacttatattcgTACGTGGaatggaagaagagaacgaacggGAGGAACGCTCTCGCCAGTATTTAACGACCGAAATAGACGCTTTGTACATTTTCACCCCTTGGCAGtctcgacgaggacgacgacgccTGCCGACGCCCATCCTCGACTCTctccttctgtctctttctatttgcCCTTCTTGTTTCAAGACGCTCGCAAAACGAGTTACATTTATTCGctttccttgttttctttctctataactCAGTACgtctttctataatatattttttttgtaaatcgaATTATCTTTACGTATTTGCTATTATTGTCTTATCACTGTGTTTTATTCGTTGATAACTCGAGTTGATTTACTTTGTActcttattgttaattaaattaataattattacgaattttctttaatcttgtACAAATTGAATTCTGAAGATTTGAAGTTTTGATTGCACGGATTAATATTGATGTTACAGGCCAATTAAATTCCTTAAGCATAACTATGAGTAGGCAAGGAAGTATGTGGAAAATCATGGTAAATATTTGAGACATTTGTAGGACGGTCATGTACATGCACAGACTCGTCTTCTCATGGGTATTCCGTTCGTAACAGCTTACAGGATGTCCAATCTAACTGCTCAttggatatttaaaataacagtataaatacatatgttcaTTTCTTgtgataaaatttatcgagaCTCCTGTAGTTTTCTAATTATCATCAGGAATGTCTTTATCAAATTGATGCTTGATTTAATCTTatcttaattaaaagaaattaaatgtattagGAGTGACAAGATTCAAGAAATCTCGCGTTAACggtgtgtattttttaattaaaggacggattttaattaaattttcttcttttcttccggGCGCTAACgagttaattaaatatcgattgatATCTGTTTCTCTAAAtcattatgaattaatttaattagagTTTAATATCGGAGgtaaagcaaaagaaaaaaaaaaaaaaaaaggtttgaAATCTATTTAAAGACAACACGTTCGATTCGTCGACCAAAAATGGTGTAACCTCTCTGAATATTCAGAGTTCATTCGCCGAATTTGATACCTGTTCACTATGGACgtcaatcgatcgaacgttcaTCATGCTTATTCATAAAgtctttatttgttatatacaaaACGAGTCCTTGCATTTTGAAGAGAGACGAAACTTCCTCTCggcaattatttttcaaactcatatgttacattttattaaaaatcaataatattttgttgaatattttcgatttgtaaaaaatcgataacgTTCATAGTATCGTTAATACTTAGgtctatcttattttttatcaaaaatagaCTAGGATTTGTTAACGATAGATAATATTCAAAGTATCGTTAATAGACCCGTTTCGACATAATCCTCGCAAAAGTTCGATGAGACGTTACTCAGtaagttttaattataatcttatACACCGTAACCAACAGAATTTAATTAGtaaatatttcacattatcaaaggaaaaacgaagaagcCATGGAAGCATATGAAACTCGATTTACTattaatacgtatacgtactgAATCAAAATCTTcatctaaatttattttaaataattatatcagaCGAGGAACTCTGCAGTATTTTCAGATATCTTCGAACGATAATTCTCGTTCATGTAAAGTTTTACGTTTTAGTGCGTCCATTATATTAAGTGTAATATCCTTTAATTACGTATTCCATGATAATGTTGCGTAGCGAATTAACGAAAAACTTGTTGCGTTTCATTCTGTGAAATTAATGTCTAAAACAGGTTCTATGTAGTATCTTGCTAATTATTACATcgcgaaataattttataaatcgatcgatgaatctttcaatttaatatatctattaaacaGTTTTGTTTACGAGAAACATATACGTTTAAATGTcacaaataatttgttttattgttatttattttcattctatcttATCGTCCCAAGTATAGATCCGAGTAAATGCCTActtgtaacttttttttttaagggatTCGACGTTCGTGTCGCCTGCAGGCACGTCACGTAACGCGTACATGCAGGTTTAATCAGTCGATGGAAGAGTTTCCCACTCGATAAATCGCACGTGTACGTTCTCAGAAGTGCATGCACCTGGAGCAAACTTAGGGGAAGTTGTTCGGTgcaaatatatgatttataattcaagatatatatagacatgtGTTCGTGTGTCATTCTAAGAATActccatttttaataaaatgttatctctttctttctcctcccactcctttcctccctctttctcttttttttttctttggctGTCTGTTTTCGTCAATTATATCTCGTTGCAATTTTATgcacaaaacgaaaaaaaaaagagtcacCCCGTATATCTTGCACGCGATCGACCAGTGACTCATTTGCAAACGATGCAGGCACGCGGGTCCAACCGTATACGCATTTCCGTCGACCGTTAAAGTTTCTGATAGGAGTTTTCGgtagaataataatagagGTTTGTGAATTAATATGTAGAACCTATCATCCTGTAATTACGATGACTCATTTTTAGGActcatttaataaataaaggtCACGAATTAGattaagaaattaatcaaTAGATTACTTTGATTGGACATCAAACTAATAGATAGAATCGTCAATAATTCATTCtcatatctaaaaaaaaaaaaaaaaaaaaaagaattatataaaactaatataattacaacttaggaaataataatcttcgaGTATGAacgaacaattaatttatgtcaaatgaaataagatgTATGAACCTGTGATCGTTCAAAGTTTGATTTTAGACTTTTAACGAAAAGTTGATTagattcattctttttacaGTGGCCACATCGACGAACGGTGGGAAATATGTTCCTCGAGCGATTCTTCTTGACTTGGAACCAGGTACGATGGATGCAGTACGATCCGGAGCATACGGGAAGTTGTTCAGACCGGATAATTTCGTCTTCGGGCAGTCCGGTGCCGGTAATAACTGGGCCAAGGGTCATTACACCGAGGGAGCCGAATTGGTGGACTCGGTTCTCGACGTAGTGAGGAAGGAATGCGAGAATTGCGATTGTCTCCAAGGTTTTCAGCTAACCCATTCGCTTGGAGGAGGTACCGGATCCGGTATGGGAACTCTTCTGATATCTAAGATTCGCGAAGAGTATCCTGATAGGATTATGAATACTTATTCGGTTATGCCATCGCCAAAAGTCTCTGATACTGTGGTAGAACCATATAATGCCACTCTATCCGTTCATCAATTGGTTGAAAACACCGATGAGACTTACTGTATCGATAACGAAGCTCTTTATGATATCTGTTTCCGTACTTTGAAGGTCTCCAATCCTAGCTATGGCGACCTAAATCACCTGGTCTCGCTAACTATGTCTGGTGTAACAACCTGCTTAAGGTTTCCTGGTCAACTTAATGCAGATTTAAGGAAACTCGCTGTCAACATGGTACCCTTCCCTCGGCTTCACTTCTTCATGCCTGGTTTCGCACCTTTGACATCTAGATCTATGCAACAATACTCAGCTCTTTCGGTACCCGAGCTGACGCAGCAAATGTTCGATGCTAAGAACATGATGGCTGCTTGTGATCCCAGACATGGAAGATATCTAACCGTTGCTGCTGTATTCCGTGGTAGAATGTCCATGAAAGAAGTCGACGAGCAGATGCTCAGCGTACAGAATAAGAATAGCTCGTATTTCGTCGAATGGATTCCGAATAACGTGAAGACCGCTGTCTGTGACATACCACCTAAAGGTTTGAAGATGTCATCGACCTTCATTGGAAATACCACGGCTATTCAAGAATTGTTCAAGAGAATTTCCGAACAGTTTACTGCCATGTTCAGGAGAAAAGCCTTCTTGCATTGGTACACGGGAGAAGGTATGGACGAGATGGAATTTACCGAAGCTGAGTCGAACATGAACGATTTGGTCTCCGAGTACCAACAATATCAAGAAGCTACAGCCGAAGAGGATTTTGAAGCTGAAGAATGCGCTGACGACTTCGAGGCTTGCGAACAGGAATAAAATGCGAGTGTTCCGATATTTCTACATCTTTATCTTcatcctctccctctcctattttttctctttcttcttcatactccttttcttccgaatgaaaatgtaataatatcaaaGGGATTGTCCTTTGATACTTTCAAACGTTCGTCACGACACCTTTTTGATACTTTTATACGATTACGTacgtttttaataatcaacgaCCGAAACAATCCTAAAAGACGTACATTTCATTCGCGATAATGTCGGAGTCGTCGAAGATAATGTttagaaagaatttcaaaagatttaataGAATGCTATGGTATACTtaagattttatatgtattttctgtgttcgaatttatcgatcgatcgaacaataCTGATTCGTGAGCATtgattaattcatttaatatttattcccAAAGAAACATCGAATTCGTGCGAtggattttaaataaaatttatataaggCACCGATGTGATCGTACTTCGTTCACCGATTGAACGCCAAAGCGATCttaccaaaaagaaaaaaaagaaaaaatgacaaaaatatgcttctttctctttctatctgactttctctctttctatttctttcttgtttttaaaatatatgttcgCAAGCATCGTTTAATTGCGATGAATGCTTAGGACGTActacggttttttttttattaaaaaagaaaagaaaaggacaaaaaaaaaagaaatatacaatttttttaaggaCGTCGTTTTTCGTAAAACGACAATgcttatctttatcttttcctgCCTGGTAGTTTGTATTTTACGAatcatttgttaatttttacgaGCGAAACTtcaactctttttttttaaggaatatAGGTTTGTTAGGGTGGTACGTAGgtgcatattatataatctttatcaCTTTgcgatataagtatatataaaatcaccgagaaaagaaattcgtaatCGTTCGAGCTGCTGTtagtttcattattattattgtaaaaggaagacgatcaaaatataatacttataaaaaaatcaatgatgAGATCACTTTATCCCTCTGTTTCTACTGAAAGTATAAACAATATCGattcagaaataaaaataatagagttgatattatttattttaactctTTTACAGTTATGCGatcgttaatttaatttaattttattcctaATGAATTCTCAATCTACTGTTTCTTGATCTCCTtcacgataaattatttcttcctcttcgaagCTCGTTTCAGTAGGAGTTTCTTGATATTGCTGATACTCTGAAACGATATCATTAACGTTGTTCTTTGCTTCTGAAAACTGATTCAATTCCATTCCCTCGTTAGTGTACCAATGAAGATAAGCCCTTTTTTCAAACATTCCGCTGAAAATATCTagcatttttttaaaacattctTGAATAGCTGTGGTGTTCATCACCATTGTGGCACTCATGCTAAGTCCACGTGGTGGAATATCACAGATCGCTGTCTTTATATTATTCGGTATCCATTCGACGAAATAAGAactgtttttattttgaatgttCATCATTTGCTGTTCCACATGCTGAAATTATAACAAGATAGAAATTAGTATCGGATTTTATCAgacaaaaaattgaaagaattaatACTCACCCTGGTTGACATTCTACCTCTAAAAATTGCAGCGATTGTTAAAAATCTACCATTCTTTGGATTACAACGAGCAAACATTGTTTTTTCATCAAACATTTGTTTAGTCAATTCAGGTACCGAGAGTATTTTGTAAGGAGCCAGTCTTTTTGACATGAGAGGCACATA
It includes:
- the LOC122635080 gene encoding tubulin beta chain-like translates to MREIVHLQAGQCGNQIGAKFWEVISEEHGIDQSGIYHGDSDLQLERISVYYNEATVATSTNGGKYVPRAILLDLEPGTMDAVRSGAYGKLFRPDNFVFGQSGAGNNWAKGHYTEGAELVDSVLDVVRKECENCDCLQGFQLTHSLGGGTGSGMGTLLISKIREEYPDRIMNTYSVMPSPKVSDTVVEPYNATLSVHQLVENTDETYCIDNEALYDICFRTLKVSNPSYGDLNHLVSLTMSGVTTCLRFPGQLNADLRKLAVNMVPFPRLHFFMPGFAPLTSRSMQQYSALSVPELTQQMFDAKNMMAACDPRHGRYLTVAAVFRGRMSMKEVDEQMLSVQNKNSSYFVEWIPNNVKTAVCDIPPKGLKMSSTFIGNTTAIQELFKRISEQFTAMFRRKAFLHWYTGEGMDEMEFTEAESNMNDLVSEYQQYQEATAEEDFEAEECADDFEACEQE